Proteins from one Diprion similis isolate iyDipSimi1 chromosome 3, iyDipSimi1.1, whole genome shotgun sequence genomic window:
- the LOC124404470 gene encoding uncharacterized protein LOC124404470 translates to MRLVVVVLTLGFGLCGPTLADTEKVVFVVPRYIRRSFSNNAAPFYKVRVPKRPFFVGHYAGNPGNGDRPFFPGGKQTVGQNLYHGADFGKNFAGAQQQQQHHREVQNQVIIPHGKGISHGVSFGKGYIPQEELKRAIENYAGFPRGDENQLQDSAGQGFNFEDEGYLQRFEGQSVAPQEARWVFPPSNEEGRNQEPHQVEHEQYKMFEEQGSHSPPNEQLFYTKLSEQPRPISNGVHPSARMTEHKLTPIVLQDTIDMKEYIEKVEAFTRSWPLQGLAWNNQQPNFPGLTFPHIQGVNPWAPSFPSNPSGGYQVQEESVEEPMKRSFSVAMM, encoded by the exons ATGCGATTGGTGGT GGTTGTCTTAACACTGGGATTCGGATTATGCGGACCGACGCTTGCTGACAC GGAAAAAGTCGTCTTCGTAGTTCCACGCTACATACGTCGAAGCTTTTCCAACAATGCGGCACCCTTCTACAAGGTCCGCGTACCAAAACGACCCTTCTTCGTCGGccattacgccggaaacccaGGCAACGGCGACCGCCCGTTTTTCCCAGGAGGAAAGCAGACCGTTGGACAGAAtttgt ATCACGGTGCGGATTTCGGGAAAAACTTTGCGGGggcacagcagcagcaacagcatcaTCGAGAAGTGCAGAACCAGGTTATAATACCACACGGCAAGGGTATTTCCCACGGTGTGAGTTTCGGGAAGGGATACATCCCGCAAGAGGAGTTGAAACGGGCGATCGAGAACTACGCCGGATTCCCCCGGGGGGACGAAAATCAACTCCAGGACTCTGCGGGTCAGGGTTTCAACTTCGAGGACGAAGGATACCTGCAGCGATTCGAGGGGCAAAGCGTCGCGCCGCAAGAGGCTCGGTGGGTTTTTCCTCCGAGCAACGAGGAAGGGCGGAATCAGGAGCCCCATCAAGTCGAGCATGAACAGTACAAGATGTTCGAGGAGCAGGGGTCGCATTCGCCCCCGAACGAGCAGCTCTTCTACACGAAGTTGAGCGAACAGCCCCGTCCGATTTCCAACGGCGTTCATCCCTCGGCCAGGATGACGGAGCACAAACTCACCCCCATCGTGCTTCAGGACACCATTGACATGAAGGAGTACATTGAGAAGGTCGAGGCTTTCACGAGGAGCTGGCCTCTTCAGGGTCTCGCATGGAATAATCAACAACCAAATTTCCCAGGTCTGACCTTCCCGCATATCCAAGGGGTCAATCCCTGGGCTCCCAGCTTCCCGAGCAATCCCAGTGGCGGGTATCAAGTTCAGGAAGAATCCGTCGAGGAACCGATGAAACGAAGCTTCAGTGTCGCGATGATGTAG
- the LOC124404436 gene encoding glycine-rich protein DOT1-like has protein sequence MASGLKKIPCALLAATVFTGLIASTTATFGKEHVHIKIHLPEIVQDVHHEKKIIKHIEDHGHGHGHGGGGGGGGGGGYGGGGDHIEHIEITSPGIGGGGFGGYGGGGGGGGHGGHGGHGGDIGSFGGGFGGGFGGGGHGGGDFGGFGGGGHGHGHGGGGDGGHGGGDSYSVVTSYSSGGGGGGHGGGGGFGGDFGGHGGGGGFGGDFGGHGGGDFSSYGGGGGDFGGHGGGDYGGHGGGGGDFGGHGGGGDFGGGHGHGIEIGSGSGYDLSSLSSGGHGGGGFGGGGGGHSHSHGHGGGGGGGSYSSGGGFGGDDHGSSYSSGSFSSGFGGSSSGHDSYSSGGGGGGGGGGFSGYHYKK, from the exons ATGGCGTCAGGATTAAAGAAG attccTTGCGCCTTGCTCGCAGCAACGGTATTCACGGGATTGATCGCTTCGACGACGGCCACTTTTGGAAAAGAACA CGTTCACATAAAGATCCATCTGCCCGAAATAGTGCAGGATGTTCATCACGAGAAGAAGATAATCAAGCACATTGAGGACCATGGCCACGGTCATGGTCACGGTggaggcggaggcggaggcggaggTGGAGGTTACGGAGGTGGTGGTGACCACATCGAGCACATCGAAATAACAAGCCCAGGAATCGGGGGTGGAGGTTTCGGCGGCTACGGAGGAGGCGGTGGCGGTGGAGGTCACGGAGGTCACGGAGGTCACGGAGGAGACATCGGAAGCTTTGGAGGAGGTTTCGGCGGGGGATTCGGAG GAGGCGGACACGGCGGTGGTGACTTTGGTGGATTCGGAGGTGGTGGCCATGGCCATGGCCATGGTGGAGGCGGAGACGGAGGACACGGAGGTGGGGACAGTTACAGCGTCGTGACAAGCTACAGCAgtggcggaggaggaggaggacatGGAGGCggtggaggattcggtggcgACTTTGGAGGCCATGGAGGCggtggaggattcggtggtgaCTTCGGAGGCCACGGAGGAGGAGATTTCAGCAGCTACGGCGGAGGTGGCGGTGACTTCGGAGGCCATGGAGGAGGAGATTATGGTGGCCACGGCGGAGGCGGTGGTGACTTCGGAGGCCACGGTGGAGGCGGCGACTTCGGAGGCGGTCACGGTCACGGAATCGAAATCGGCTCAGGCTCCGGATACGACCTGAGCAGCTTAAGTAGCGGCGGTCACGGCGGTGGCGGATTCGGAGGCGGTGGCGGTGGCCACAGCCACAGCCACGGCCACGGCGGCGGTGGTGGTGGCGGCAGCTACAGCAGCGGAGGCGGCTTCGGCGGCGATGATCACGGCTCCAGTTACAGCTCTGGCAGCTTCTCGAGCGGATTCGGCGGCAG CTCCTCCGGTCACGACAGCTACAGCAGCGGTggaggcggaggcggaggcggaggTGGCTTCTCCGGATACCACTACAAAAAGTAG
- the LOC124405017 gene encoding uncharacterized histidine-rich protein DDB_G0274557-like translates to MYSFTVALLVCGMLAAVNSAPAPGGWGGSHQHHVIHVPYHVHNVHHHHVKKVAYPVHHVEKVAVPVPVHVHHVEKVPVPVPYPVHHVEKIHVPVHHVEKVHVPVHYEEKPWW, encoded by the exons ATGTACTCCTTCACCGTCGCC CTTCTCGTATGCGGAATGCTCGCCGCCGTAAACAGCGCACCGGCACCAGGAGGCTGGGGTGGCAGTCA CCAACACCACGTGATCCACGTCCCGTACCACGTCCACAACGTGCATCACCACCACGTAAAGAAGGTCGCGTACCCCGTACACCACGTAGAGAAAGTCGCGGTCCCGGTCCCGGTCCATGTCCACCACGTGGAGAAGGTCCCAGTCCCAGTGCCCTACCCAGTCCACCACGTCGAGAAAATCCACGTGCCGGTTCACCACGTTGAGAAGGTCCACGTCCCGGTCCACTACGAGGAGAAGCCATGGTGGTGA